A region of Vibrio chagasii DNA encodes the following proteins:
- a CDS encoding porin: protein MNKTMIALAVSAAALATNAVAADGKQAGGIDGTSVYSSNGTSLEIGGRAEARLSLKDGKAEDKTRVRLNFLGKVEIQDGLYGVGFYEGEFTTAENGGSTDNNDGDITNRYTYAGIGGNFGEVTYGKNDGALGVITDFTDIMSYHGNSAAMKIAVADRSDNMVSYKGQFQDLGVKASYRFADRSENASGEFVDNNADGYSLSGIYAIGDSGFKLGAGYADQDEQNEYMLAASFRTDALYFAGTFTDGELAKKNGDYTGYEFATAYTLEKTAFTLTYNNAETDGETSADNVAIDATYYFKPNFRTYISYNFNLISEGDKLGSVGLVNGPASKADAEDELALGLRYDF from the coding sequence ATGAACAAGACTATGATCGCGCTTGCTGTGTCTGCTGCAGCTCTTGCTACTAACGCAGTAGCAGCGGATGGTAAACAAGCTGGTGGTATCGACGGCACTTCTGTATACAGCTCAAACGGCACTTCTCTAGAGATCGGTGGTCGTGCTGAAGCTCGTCTATCTCTAAAAGACGGCAAAGCTGAAGACAAAACACGTGTACGTCTTAACTTCCTAGGTAAAGTTGAAATCCAAGACGGCCTATACGGTGTTGGTTTCTACGAAGGCGAATTCACAACAGCTGAAAACGGCGGCTCTACTGATAACAACGACGGTGACATTACTAACCGTTACACTTACGCTGGTATCGGCGGTAACTTCGGTGAAGTTACTTACGGTAAAAACGACGGTGCACTAGGTGTTATCACAGACTTTACCGATATCATGTCTTACCACGGTAACTCTGCGGCAATGAAAATTGCTGTAGCAGACCGTTCAGACAACATGGTTTCATACAAAGGTCAATTCCAAGACCTTGGCGTTAAAGCAAGCTACCGTTTTGCTGACCGTTCAGAGAACGCTTCTGGTGAGTTCGTAGACAACAACGCTGACGGCTACTCTCTATCTGGTATCTACGCAATCGGCGATTCTGGCTTTAAGCTAGGTGCTGGTTACGCTGATCAAGACGAGCAAAACGAGTACATGCTAGCGGCATCTTTCCGTACTGACGCTCTATACTTTGCTGGTACATTCACAGACGGTGAGCTAGCGAAGAAGAACGGTGATTACACTGGTTACGAATTCGCGACAGCATACACGCTAGAAAAAACAGCATTCACACTAACGTACAACAACGCAGAAACTGACGGTGAAACTTCAGCTGACAACGTTGCAATCGATGCTACTTACTACTTCAAGCCTAACTTCCGTACGTACATCTCGTACAACTTCAACCTAATCTCTGAAGGTGACAAGCTAGGTTCTGTTGGTCTTGTTAACGGCCCTGCATCTAAAGCAGACGCTGAAGACGAGCTAGCTCTAGGTCTACGTTACGACTTCTAA
- the greA gene encoding transcription elongation factor GreA: MEKVPMTVRGAQQLRDELDRLLKLRPVISAAIGEARELGDLKENAEYHAAREEQGICEAQIRDIEYKLSMAQIIDVTQMENTGKIIFGTTVTLIDVDTDEEYRYQIVSEDEADIKTGRISVKSPIARGLIGKMEGDEVMISTPGGDKDYEIDKVEYI, translated from the coding sequence ATGGAAAAGGTTCCAATGACAGTACGTGGCGCTCAGCAGCTACGTGACGAATTAGATCGCCTACTTAAGCTACGCCCTGTTATCTCAGCAGCTATTGGTGAAGCACGTGAACTAGGTGATTTAAAAGAGAACGCTGAATACCATGCAGCTCGTGAAGAGCAGGGTATCTGTGAAGCTCAAATCCGCGACATTGAATACAAACTTTCAATGGCTCAGATCATCGATGTAACTCAGATGGAAAATACGGGTAAGATTATCTTTGGTACAACAGTCACTCTGATTGATGTTGATACAGACGAAGAGTACCGTTACCAAATCGTTTCTGAAGACGAAGCCGATATCAAAACTGGCCGTATCTCAGTGAAATCACCAATTGCTCGTGGTCTTATCGGTAAGATGGAAGGCGACGAAGTGATGATTTCGACTCCTGGCGGTGATAAAGATTACGAAATTGACAAAGTAGAATATATCTAA
- the yhbY gene encoding ribosome assembly RNA-binding protein YhbY — protein MNLSTKQKQHLKGLAHSLKPVVLMGANGLTEAVLAEIELALDHHELIKIKVASEDRETKQLIIDAIVRETKAEKVQTIGKVLVLFRQSEARKIEIPRK, from the coding sequence ATGAACCTAAGTACCAAACAAAAGCAGCATCTAAAGGGCCTAGCTCACAGTTTAAAACCTGTAGTGCTAATGGGCGCAAATGGACTTACTGAAGCTGTTCTAGCGGAAATCGAATTAGCTCTAGACCACCACGAACTGATCAAAATTAAAGTTGCATCAGAAGACCGTGAAACTAAGCAGCTAATTATCGATGCAATTGTACGTGAAACTAAAGCTGAGAAAGTACAGACTATCGGTAAAGTTCTAGTACTATTCCGTCAATCAGAAGCACGTAAAATCGAGATTCCACGTAAGTAA
- the rlmE gene encoding 23S rRNA (uridine(2552)-2'-O)-methyltransferase RlmE, giving the protein MSKQKHSASSGRWLKEHFDDKYANEARKKGYRSRAYFKMEEIQTKDKLLSPGMTVVDLGAAPGGWSQYAAKIVGDNGQIIACDLLPMDPIAGVSFLQGDFREDAVLEALLERIQPNMVDVVMSDMAPNIAGNNSVDQPRAMYLVELALDMCRQVLATDGSFVVKVFQGEGFDQYVKDVREMFKTVKVRKPDSSRARSREVFIVATGYKG; this is encoded by the coding sequence ATGAGCAAACAGAAACACTCGGCCAGTTCAGGCCGTTGGTTGAAGGAACACTTCGACGACAAGTACGCAAACGAAGCAAGAAAGAAAGGCTATCGCTCACGTGCTTATTTCAAAATGGAAGAGATTCAAACGAAAGATAAATTGCTGTCTCCAGGGATGACCGTTGTGGATTTAGGTGCAGCGCCTGGTGGTTGGTCTCAATATGCTGCTAAGATTGTTGGAGACAACGGACAAATCATTGCGTGTGACTTGCTACCAATGGATCCGATTGCTGGCGTTAGCTTCTTACAAGGCGATTTTCGCGAAGACGCTGTTCTTGAAGCCTTATTGGAACGTATACAACCAAACATGGTTGATGTCGTGATGTCAGATATGGCACCTAATATAGCGGGCAACAACTCTGTAGATCAGCCTAGAGCTATGTATTTAGTTGAATTAGCTTTGGATATGTGTCGACAAGTTCTAGCTACCGATGGTAGTTTTGTTGTAAAAGTATTCCAAGGCGAAGGGTTTGATCAATACGTTAAAGACGTCCGTGAGATGTTTAAAACGGTGAAAGTCAGAAAACCCGACTCTTCTCGAGCTCGTTCTCGTGAAGTGTTTATCGTAGCCACTGGTTACAAAGGTTAA
- the ftsH gene encoding ATP-dependent zinc metalloprotease FtsH produces the protein MAKNLILWLVIAVVLMSVFQSFGPGESNGRAVDYTTFVQEVGQGQIQDAQFNNSEITFTRRGGGAKYVTYMPVYDQKLLDDLINQNVKVQGTPPEEQSLLGTIFISWFPMILLIGVWIFFMRQMQGGGGGKGAMSFGKSKARMMSEEQIKTLFADVAGCDEAKEDVKELVDYLRDPSRFQKLGGKIPTGILLVGPPGTGKTLLAKAIAGEAKVPFFTISGSDFVEMFVGVGASRVRDMFEQAKKAAPCIIFIDEIDAVGRQRGAGVGGGHDEREQTLNQMLVEMDGFEGNEGIIVIAATNRPDVLDPALLRPGRFDRQVVVGLPDVRGREQILKVHMRKVPLAGDVEPSLIARGTPGFSGADLANLVNEAALFAARGNKRNVSMVEFELAKDKIMMGAERRSMVMSEEVKESTAYHEAGHAIVGRLVPEHDPVYKVSIIPRGRALGVTMYLPEQDRVSMSRQHLESMISSLYGGRLAEELIYGKDKVSTGASNDIERATDIARKMVTQWGFSEKLGPLLYAEEEGEVFLGRGMSQAKHVSDDTTKLIDEEIRILIDRNYDRAKKILEDNMDIMHSMKDALMKFETIDAGQIDDLMERKQEIRDPAGWGDQVKAEPAKEEAKPEAKAEEAKAEPKAEESKVEEVKSESDDAQNKDS, from the coding sequence ATGGCAAAAAATTTAATTCTGTGGCTTGTTATCGCAGTAGTGTTGATGTCGGTATTCCAGAGCTTTGGCCCTGGGGAGAGTAACGGCAGAGCAGTAGATTACACCACGTTTGTACAGGAAGTTGGCCAAGGCCAGATTCAAGACGCACAGTTCAATAACAGCGAAATCACTTTCACACGTCGTGGCGGTGGTGCTAAGTATGTAACTTACATGCCTGTTTATGATCAAAAGCTACTTGATGACTTAATTAATCAAAACGTAAAAGTTCAGGGCACACCACCTGAAGAGCAGAGCCTACTTGGCACTATCTTCATCTCATGGTTCCCGATGATCTTACTGATTGGTGTATGGATTTTCTTCATGCGTCAAATGCAAGGCGGTGGCGGCGGTAAAGGCGCGATGTCTTTCGGTAAGAGCAAAGCTCGTATGATGAGCGAAGAACAGATCAAAACGTTGTTTGCAGATGTCGCTGGTTGTGACGAAGCAAAAGAAGACGTTAAAGAATTGGTTGATTACCTTCGCGACCCAAGTCGTTTCCAAAAGCTGGGTGGTAAGATCCCTACAGGTATCCTGTTGGTTGGTCCTCCTGGTACTGGTAAGACATTGCTTGCAAAAGCGATTGCTGGTGAAGCGAAAGTACCATTCTTTACTATTTCAGGTTCTGACTTCGTTGAAATGTTTGTGGGTGTTGGTGCATCTCGTGTGCGTGACATGTTCGAACAAGCGAAGAAAGCAGCGCCTTGTATCATCTTTATCGATGAGATCGATGCAGTAGGCCGTCAACGTGGCGCTGGTGTTGGTGGTGGTCACGATGAGCGTGAGCAAACACTGAACCAAATGCTGGTTGAGATGGATGGTTTCGAAGGTAACGAAGGTATTATCGTTATCGCAGCGACTAACCGTCCAGACGTACTAGACCCAGCACTACTTCGTCCTGGTCGTTTTGACCGTCAGGTGGTGGTTGGTCTACCAGACGTACGTGGCCGTGAGCAGATCCTTAAAGTACACATGCGTAAGGTTCCACTAGCAGGTGATGTTGAACCATCTCTTATTGCGCGTGGTACACCAGGCTTCTCAGGTGCAGACCTTGCGAACCTTGTGAACGAAGCAGCGCTATTTGCTGCTCGTGGTAACAAGCGTAATGTTTCTATGGTTGAGTTTGAACTTGCTAAAGACAAAATCATGATGGGTGCAGAGCGCCGTTCAATGGTAATGTCAGAAGAAGTGAAAGAGTCAACAGCTTATCACGAAGCCGGTCACGCGATTGTTGGTCGCCTAGTACCAGAGCATGATCCAGTGTACAAAGTGTCAATCATTCCACGTGGTCGTGCGCTTGGTGTGACGATGTACCTACCAGAGCAAGATCGTGTGAGCATGTCTCGCCAACATCTAGAGTCTATGATTTCTAGCTTGTACGGTGGTCGTCTTGCTGAAGAACTTATCTACGGTAAAGACAAAGTGTCAACTGGTGCGTCTAACGATATCGAACGTGCAACTGATATTGCTCGTAAGATGGTAACGCAGTGGGGCTTCTCTGAGAAACTTGGTCCTCTTCTTTACGCAGAAGAAGAAGGTGAAGTTTTCCTAGGTCGCGGCATGAGTCAAGCTAAGCACGTTTCTGATGACACGACTAAGCTTATCGATGAAGAGATTCGCATCCTTATCGACCGTAACTACGATAGAGCTAAGAAGATTCTTGAAGATAACATGGATATCATGCATTCGATGAAAGACGCTCTGATGAAGTTCGAAACGATCGATGCAGGTCAGATTGATGACCTAATGGAGCGTAAGCAAGAGATTCGTGACCCAGCTGGTTGGGGTGATCAGGTAAAAGCTGAGCCTGCAAAGGAAGAAGCAAAACCTGAAGCTAAGGCAGAAGAAGCTAAAGCGGAACCGAAAGCTGAAGAGTCAAAAGTTGAAGAAGTAAAATCTGAATCAGATGATGCTCAAAACAAAGATTCTTAA
- the folP gene encoding dihydropteroate synthase has protein sequence MILKANNKTLVLDRPHVMGILNVTPDSFSDGGKFNSLDNALQQAERMVQAGVSIIDIGGESTRPGAPDVSLEEELERVIPAIKAIRAKFDVWISIDTSKAEVMRQAVEAGADLINDVRALQEPGALQVAADANVPICLMHMKGQPRTMQANPSYDDVLQDVEAFLQERVEACEAVGISKEQLILDPGFGFGKTIEHNYHLLAHLEKFHSLGLPVLAGMSRKSMIFKLLDKVPADCMVASVTCATIAAMKGAQIIRVHDVEETLEAMKIIEVMNNNH, from the coding sequence ATGATATTAAAAGCAAATAATAAAACTCTCGTGTTAGATCGCCCACATGTGATGGGTATCCTCAATGTCACCCCTGACTCTTTCTCTGATGGTGGGAAATTTAACTCGCTTGATAATGCCCTACAGCAAGCTGAACGAATGGTTCAAGCGGGCGTCAGCATTATCGATATTGGTGGAGAGTCAACTCGACCAGGCGCTCCTGATGTTTCATTAGAAGAAGAGCTTGAGCGTGTCATCCCTGCTATTAAAGCCATTCGTGCCAAGTTTGATGTGTGGATCTCGATAGATACCAGTAAAGCGGAAGTGATGCGCCAAGCTGTTGAAGCGGGCGCTGATTTGATCAATGATGTGCGCGCTTTGCAAGAGCCTGGAGCATTACAAGTCGCTGCTGATGCCAATGTTCCTATTTGCCTGATGCACATGAAAGGCCAGCCAAGAACCATGCAAGCTAACCCAAGTTATGATGATGTTCTTCAGGATGTAGAAGCATTCTTGCAAGAAAGGGTAGAAGCTTGTGAGGCGGTGGGCATTTCAAAAGAGCAGTTGATTCTTGATCCTGGCTTCGGTTTTGGTAAAACCATAGAACACAATTACCACCTATTAGCGCATCTTGAAAAGTTTCATTCGTTAGGCTTACCTGTTTTAGCGGGGATGTCGAGAAAGTCGATGATCTTTAAATTGCTAGATAAGGTTCCTGCGGATTGCATGGTCGCAAGCGTCACTTGCGCGACCATTGCCGCAATGAAAGGCGCACAAATTATTCGCGTTCATGATGTCGAGGAGACATTGGAAGCGATGAAAATAATCGAAGTGATGAATAACAATCACTAA
- the glmM gene encoding phosphoglucosamine mutase produces the protein MSDKRRYFGTDGVRGKVGQYPITPDFVLKLGWAAGRVLAKQGTKKVIIGKDTRISGYMLESALEAGLAAAGLQATFTGPMPTPAVAYLTQTFRAEAGIVISASHNPYYDNGIKFFSSEGTKLPDDIELAIEAELDKDIECVDSSELGKAVRLNDAAGRYIEFCKSTFPNQMTLAGMKIVVDCAHGATYHIAPAVFKELGAEVVAIGVEPNGTNINHEVGATDVRALQAKVLEEKAALGLGFDGDGDRIIMVDELGNKVDGDQIAYIIARDALRRGELKGGVVGTLMTNLGMENGLKQLGIPFVRAAVGDRYVMEQLLAKGWKIGAENSGHVILLDKVTTGDAIVAALQVLASVVGSEMTLNELSQGMTLYPQVLENVRFSGDSNPLEAEAVKAAVVEVEAELGEKGRVLLRKSGTEPLLRVMVEGEDADLVQASALKIADAVKANC, from the coding sequence ATGTCTGATAAAAGACGTTATTTCGGCACAGATGGTGTGCGTGGCAAAGTAGGCCAGTACCCGATCACACCTGATTTTGTTCTGAAGCTTGGCTGGGCTGCTGGTCGTGTACTTGCAAAGCAAGGTACAAAGAAAGTTATTATTGGTAAAGATACGCGTATTTCTGGTTACATGTTGGAGTCTGCATTAGAAGCTGGCCTTGCTGCTGCTGGTCTTCAAGCTACATTTACTGGTCCTATGCCAACTCCGGCTGTTGCTTACTTAACACAAACATTCCGTGCTGAAGCGGGCATCGTAATCTCGGCTTCACACAACCCTTACTACGATAACGGTATTAAATTCTTCTCTTCTGAAGGTACTAAACTTCCAGATGATATCGAGCTGGCGATTGAAGCTGAACTTGATAAAGACATTGAGTGTGTTGACTCTTCTGAACTTGGTAAAGCAGTTCGTTTAAACGATGCGGCAGGTCGTTACATTGAATTCTGTAAAAGCACGTTCCCGAATCAAATGACACTTGCTGGCATGAAGATTGTTGTCGACTGTGCTCATGGCGCGACTTACCACATTGCTCCTGCGGTATTCAAAGAGCTAGGTGCTGAGGTTGTAGCTATTGGCGTTGAACCAAACGGTACCAACATTAACCACGAAGTGGGTGCGACGGATGTTCGTGCTCTACAGGCGAAAGTGCTAGAAGAGAAAGCTGCACTAGGCCTTGGCTTTGATGGTGACGGTGACCGTATCATCATGGTTGATGAGTTAGGTAACAAGGTTGATGGTGACCAAATTGCTTACATTATTGCTCGCGATGCATTGCGTCGTGGTGAGCTTAAAGGTGGTGTTGTTGGTACGCTGATGACCAACCTAGGTATGGAAAACGGCCTTAAGCAGCTAGGTATTCCATTCGTGCGCGCTGCAGTTGGTGACCGTTACGTAATGGAACAACTGCTAGCAAAAGGCTGGAAGATCGGTGCTGAAAACTCAGGTCACGTTATCCTGCTAGATAAAGTGACTACTGGTGATGCTATCGTTGCAGCACTGCAAGTTCTTGCTTCAGTGGTTGGCAGTGAAATGACATTGAATGAGCTGTCTCAGGGCATGACGCTATACCCGCAAGTCTTAGAAAACGTTCGTTTCAGCGGTGATTCAAACCCACTGGAAGCTGAGGCGGTAAAAGCAGCTGTTGTAGAAGTAGAAGCTGAGCTTGGCGAGAAGGGCCGTGTATTATTACGTAAGTCTGGTACAGAGCCACTATTGCGCGTAATGGTTGAAGGTGAAGATGCTGATTTAGTTCAAGCTTCAGCACTTAAGATTGCAGATGCAGTAAAAGCAAACTGTTAA
- the secG gene encoding preprotein translocase subunit SecG, whose translation MFTVLLVIYLLAALGVIGLVLIQQGKGADMGASFGAGASNTVFGASGSGNFLTRMTAIFATTFFVLSLVLGNMSTHKTESQWMDPTQGQVIQQAEDAVSEVPAQGDEIPQ comes from the coding sequence ATGTTTACAGTTCTACTTGTGATTTACCTGTTGGCAGCGCTTGGTGTAATTGGCCTAGTGTTGATTCAACAAGGTAAAGGCGCAGATATGGGAGCCTCTTTCGGTGCTGGCGCTTCAAACACTGTGTTTGGTGCTAGTGGCTCAGGAAATTTCCTAACCCGAATGACTGCAATTTTTGCAACTACATTTTTTGTCCTTAGCTTAGTACTTGGTAATATGTCTACACATAAAACTGAGTCACAGTGGATGGACCCGACTCAAGGTCAGGTTATCCAGCAAGCTGAAGATGCAGTGAGTGAAGTTCCGGCGCAAGGCGACGAGATTCCACAATAA